A genome region from Coprococcus phoceensis includes the following:
- a CDS encoding SpoVG family protein has product MSKTNTEKMAPETQTPEMTNGMKLDVRVRPIAPMGNLLAFANVTIGGCFKIDGFRICSSEKGLYVNMPATQDKGGNWKDVCWPVTAEFRKQLNDALIDGYGQAIENLQATLEATKGAAEKPSLTGALKENAGKVKEQPAKPAPSKNEQAR; this is encoded by the coding sequence ATGAGTAAAACCAATACAGAAAAAATGGCGCCGGAGACACAGACGCCGGAAATGACAAACGGCATGAAGCTGGATGTCCGCGTGCGTCCGATCGCCCCAATGGGAAACCTGCTGGCGTTTGCCAATGTTACGATTGGCGGATGCTTTAAGATTGACGGCTTCCGTATCTGTTCCAGTGAAAAGGGGCTGTATGTCAATATGCCCGCAACCCAGGATAAGGGAGGCAACTGGAAAGATGTCTGCTGGCCGGTTACGGCAGAGTTCCGCAAACAGCTTAATGACGCTCTGATCGATGGATATGGGCAGGCTATTGAAAATTTGCAAGCAACTCTTGAAGCAACAAAGGGAGCTGCGGAAAAACCTTCCCTGACCGGTGCATTGAAGGAAAATGCCGGTAAGGTCAAAGAACAGCCGGCCAAACCTGCCCCATCTAAGAATGAGCAGGCTCGCTAA
- a CDS encoding Maff2 family mobile element protein, with product MAFFASAIDTLKILVIALGAGLGAWGVVNLLEGYGNDNPGAKSQGIKQLMAGGGIALVGATLIPLLSGLFG from the coding sequence ATGGCATTTTTTGCAAGCGCGATTGATACTTTGAAGATCCTTGTGATCGCCCTGGGCGCAGGTCTGGGCGCATGGGGTGTTGTAAACCTTCTCGAAGGTTACGGAAATGATAACCCAGGTGCAAAATCCCAGGGGATCAAGCAGCTTATGGCAGGCGGAGGTATCGCTCTGGTTGGTGCAACGCTGATTCCGCTGCTTTCCGGCCTGTTCGGTTAA
- a CDS encoding CD1108 family mobile element protein: MAHDREFQRRRKDTRMPVRDSHGEDQPAARQTEQDFDLRRARDTPSSVNGKTHRQDIPVQTEFSHLSPETPASLLEQGEAYATALDGFSEHFETPDATRTAPPIQDNVRSNFRQEASRRSFVTEDVTDHDTGKYAPSSEGSAPPNGTDRSGQEHRYRTHQHGNKYQQRFQEAAQAEEQAAQKEKGMDSEPPKTSKLEFTADELPPETKDKKLTHARRKAERTAQKAEQAQNRLPARKKLRMETVSDPETGKAKKHLKFEKEVKSQKVHVKGPVPLRPVKAGANTAIGYAHKKIYEAEDENVGIKAAHRSELVGEAGLRTAYHRHKTAPYRKAAKLQQKSAKANARLAYRQALSDHPELKKHAIARIWQKQKLKRQYAKAAREAGKQAKNAAVATERVSVGIVHAVKRHPVICLVLLLLLLVIFLITSLFSTFSNIGTGGLGSLAASTYLADDQDINQAELTYTEWETDLQMEIDRVESDRPGYDEYRYNLGAIEHDPYVLMGYLTSAYQGFTYDEVESVLRQLFQEQYTLSFSEETEIRYRTETSVDPETGEETQEEVPYEWRILNVKLTVTPLENLVVSRMNADQKEICEILLQTKGNRQYVKNVFGTNWLPYVTSYYGYRVHPISGEKNYHTGVDIGMPEGTEILAGHDGTVTLAGNAGGYGLCVAIEGEAYEGHTLTTKYGHCSQILVSAGQEVKAGDVIAKVGNTGNSTGAHLHLEVLVDGQYLNPLYFADTGDTSERHLPEVGSGGTGNYFDYDIPPEALADEQFAAMMAEAEKYLGYPYVWGGASPSTSFDCSGYVSWVINNCGVGWNFGRLTADGLLGVCTPVSSADAKPGDLIFFQRTYNTSGASHVGIYVGNGMMIHCGDPISYANINTSYWQQHFYTFGRLP; the protein is encoded by the coding sequence ATGGCACACGACAGGGAATTTCAAAGGAGGCGCAAAGATACCCGGATGCCGGTGCGTGATTCCCACGGGGAGGATCAACCGGCAGCCAGGCAGACCGAACAGGATTTTGACCTGCGCAGGGCACGGGACACCCCTTCTTCTGTCAACGGCAAGACACACAGGCAGGACATCCCTGTACAGACGGAATTTTCCCATCTGTCACCGGAAACACCGGCGTCCTTGCTGGAACAGGGCGAAGCGTATGCAACCGCTTTGGATGGTTTTTCGGAACACTTTGAGACACCGGATGCTACCAGGACAGCGCCCCCGATACAGGACAACGTGCGAAGCAATTTCCGGCAGGAGGCTTCCAGGCGTTCTTTTGTAACAGAGGATGTGACAGACCATGATACCGGAAAATATGCTCCTTCTTCCGAAGGCTCAGCCCCACCGAACGGCACAGACAGATCCGGTCAGGAACACCGTTACCGAACACACCAGCATGGGAACAAATATCAGCAGCGTTTTCAGGAAGCGGCACAGGCGGAGGAACAGGCAGCGCAGAAGGAAAAGGGTATGGATAGCGAACCGCCGAAAACATCCAAGCTGGAATTTACTGCGGATGAACTACCGCCGGAGACAAAGGATAAAAAGCTCACCCATGCAAGACGGAAGGCGGAACGGACTGCACAAAAAGCAGAGCAGGCGCAAAATCGTCTACCTGCCCGGAAGAAACTGCGCATGGAGACGGTTTCCGACCCGGAGACCGGAAAAGCCAAAAAACACTTAAAATTTGAAAAGGAGGTCAAATCCCAAAAGGTCCATGTAAAAGGACCTGTACCCCTGCGTCCGGTCAAGGCGGGCGCCAATACTGCCATTGGTTACGCTCATAAAAAGATTTATGAGGCAGAGGATGAAAATGTGGGCATCAAGGCAGCCCACCGCTCTGAACTTGTGGGCGAGGCAGGGCTTCGCACGGCATATCACCGGCATAAAACTGCCCCCTACCGAAAGGCAGCGAAATTACAGCAAAAATCAGCAAAAGCAAACGCAAGACTTGCTTACCGGCAGGCTCTTAGCGACCACCCGGAGCTGAAGAAACATGCGATTGCCCGGATATGGCAGAAACAAAAACTGAAAAGGCAGTATGCCAAGGCTGCCCGTGAAGCCGGGAAACAGGCAAAAAATGCCGCAGTCGCAACAGAGAGGGTCAGCGTCGGTATTGTCCATGCGGTCAAACGGCACCCTGTAATCTGCCTTGTCCTCCTGCTTCTCCTTTTGGTAATTTTCCTGATCACATCCCTGTTTTCCACGTTCTCCAATATCGGGACCGGCGGTTTGGGAAGTCTGGCTGCTTCTACCTATCTTGCAGATGATCAGGACATCAACCAGGCGGAGCTTACCTATACCGAATGGGAAACGGATCTGCAAATGGAAATAGACCGGGTGGAATCAGACCGCCCCGGCTATGACGAATACCGGTATAACCTGGGCGCAATCGAGCATGACCCGTATGTGCTGATGGGGTATCTGACTTCTGCTTATCAGGGATTTACTTACGATGAAGTGGAAAGCGTGCTGCGGCAGCTTTTCCAGGAACAATATACCCTGTCCTTTTCAGAAGAAACCGAGATCCGTTACCGCACCGAAACTTCCGTTGATCCGGAAACCGGGGAAGAAACCCAGGAGGAAGTGCCTTATGAATGGCGCATCTTAAATGTCAAGCTCACAGTCACACCTCTAGAAAACCTGGTCGTTTCCCGGATGAACGCAGACCAGAAAGAGATCTGCGAGATCCTGCTGCAGACAAAAGGAAACCGCCAGTATGTCAAAAATGTCTTTGGCACCAACTGGCTCCCTTATGTGACCAGCTATTACGGCTACCGGGTACATCCCATCAGTGGGGAAAAGAACTATCACACCGGTGTGGACATCGGGATGCCGGAGGGCACAGAGATCCTTGCCGGGCATGACGGAACGGTCACCCTTGCGGGAAATGCCGGCGGTTATGGCTTGTGTGTCGCTATTGAAGGCGAGGCATACGAAGGACATACCCTGACGACCAAATACGGGCACTGTTCCCAGATCCTTGTTTCTGCCGGGCAGGAGGTCAAAGCCGGGGATGTGATTGCAAAGGTCGGGAATACCGGAAATTCTACCGGGGCCCACCTGCACTTAGAAGTCCTGGTTGACGGCCAGTATTTGAATCCCCTGTATTTTGCCGATACCGGCGATACCAGCGAACGGCACCTGCCGGAAGTTGGTTCAGGCGGTACAGGAAACTACTTCGATTATGACATTCCACCGGAAGCCCTTGCGGATGAACAGTTTGCCGCAATGATGGCCGAGGCGGAAAAATATCTTGGCTATCCGTATGTATGGGGAGGCGCAAGCCCTTCCACTTCCTTTGACTGTTCCGGCTATGTGTCCTGGGTGATCAACAACTGCGGCGTTGGCTGGAATTTCGGAAGGCTGACCGCGGATGGTCTTTTAGGTGTATGTACGCCGGTATCAAGTGCGGATGCAAAACCGGGCGACCTGATCTTCTTCCAGAGGACCTACAACACCAGCGGCGCAAGCCATGTAGGGATCTATGTGGGAAATGGAATGATGATCCACTGTGGAGACCCGATTTCTTATGCAAACATCAATACAAGCTACTGGCAGCAGCATTTTTATACATTTGGGCGTCTGCCTTAA
- a CDS encoding VirB6/TrbL-like conjugal transfer protein, CD1112 family produces the protein MGSLFERITDWIKEGLIDAITGQYTSIFNSVNNQVADVANQVGQTPQGWNGGVFSMIQNLSETVVIPIAGMILTFVLVYELIQMILEKNNMHEFDTFNIFKWIFKTFVATYLLTNCFTIVMAVFDVAQNVVSQSAGVINGNLDVQAALSDLETQLEVMGMWELIGLWLETNIINLCMWVLSIVIFVIVYGRMIEIYLTVSLAPIPFSTMANREWGQMGTGYLRSLFALGFQGFLILICVAIYAVLVQSIPSSGDVHGAIWGTAGYTVLLAFALFKTGSLSKSIFNAR, from the coding sequence ATGGGCAGTCTGTTTGAACGGATAACAGACTGGATTAAAGAGGGCTTGATCGATGCGATCACCGGACAGTACACCAGCATTTTCAACTCCGTCAACAATCAGGTTGCGGATGTGGCAAATCAAGTAGGACAGACCCCGCAGGGCTGGAATGGCGGCGTATTTTCCATGATCCAAAATCTTTCGGAAACTGTCGTCATTCCCATTGCGGGCATGATCCTGACCTTTGTTCTGGTGTATGAACTGATCCAGATGATTCTCGAAAAGAACAACATGCACGAATTCGATACATTCAACATCTTCAAGTGGATTTTCAAGACTTTTGTTGCCACTTACCTGCTCACCAACTGTTTTACGATTGTGATGGCGGTCTTTGATGTGGCCCAAAATGTGGTGTCGCAAAGTGCCGGTGTCATAAACGGGAACCTGGATGTGCAGGCGGCGTTGTCTGATCTGGAAACCCAGCTTGAAGTAATGGGAATGTGGGAACTGATTGGACTGTGGCTGGAAACCAACATCATCAATCTGTGTATGTGGGTACTGTCCATCGTGATCTTTGTCATTGTATATGGCCGTATGATCGAGATTTATTTAACCGTGAGCCTTGCACCGATCCCGTTTTCCACAATGGCAAACCGGGAATGGGGACAAATGGGAACCGGGTATCTGCGTTCCCTTTTTGCCCTGGGTTTTCAGGGTTTTTTGATTCTGATCTGTGTTGCCATTTATGCAGTGCTGGTCCAGTCTATCCCATCGTCCGGCGACGTGCACGGCGCGATCTGGGGAACGGCGGGTTATACGGTACTGCTGGCCTTTGCCCTGTTTAAGACAGGTTCGTTATCCAAATCCATATTTAATGCAAGATAG
- a CDS encoding PcfB family protein, which yields MQEDLEQRTVSVSIQAAKLSGRVLRAAIAAVLQKMEQERTMPRVGRNSMKRLTYKDPGANTIEVSGRIRSFERYARKHQVRYHIEKELGTDPPKWTVYFKANQADALTAAFKEYTKKDLTRSTRPSLLTQLHKFKELAQSLGRDRVKNKEHGGPER from the coding sequence TTGCAGGAAGATCTCGAACAACGAACGGTTTCTGTTTCTATACAGGCAGCAAAACTGTCAGGGCGGGTACTGCGTGCGGCTATTGCTGCGGTACTCCAAAAGATGGAACAGGAACGTACAATGCCAAGAGTCGGACGCAACAGTATGAAGCGGCTGACTTATAAAGACCCCGGAGCTAATACCATTGAAGTTTCAGGACGAATCCGCTCTTTTGAACGGTATGCCAGGAAACATCAGGTACGCTACCATATAGAAAAGGAACTTGGGACCGATCCCCCAAAATGGACGGTATATTTCAAGGCAAACCAGGCGGATGCACTGACGGCAGCATTTAAGGAATATACAAAGAAAGACCTTACACGCAGCACCAGACCGTCGCTGCTTACACAGCTTCATAAGTTCAAAGAACTGGCGCAGTCGCTTGGCCGTGACCGTGTAAAGAACAAAGAACACGGAGGACCGGAACGATGA
- a CDS encoding PrgI family protein, with amino-acid sequence MPYVPVPKDLTKVKTKLAFNLTKRQLICFSLAGLVGLPVYFFTRGAIGNSAAVLLMIGLMMPFFFFAMYERDGQPAEKILKNRLRYKLWPKDRPYRTDNLYKSMSKKEVTKIAKKQAAGSSGKASAKKHQAGQKDQSRCKAGQN; translated from the coding sequence ATGCCTTATGTACCTGTACCAAAGGATTTAACCAAAGTTAAGACCAAGCTGGCCTTCAATCTGACGAAGCGCCAGCTTATTTGTTTCAGCCTTGCCGGGCTTGTCGGCCTTCCGGTGTATTTCTTTACCCGCGGGGCGATCGGGAACTCGGCGGCTGTACTTTTGATGATCGGGCTGATGATGCCCTTTTTCTTCTTCGCCATGTATGAGCGTGACGGGCAGCCGGCAGAAAAGATTTTGAAGAACCGGCTCCGTTATAAGCTCTGGCCGAAGGACCGTCCATACAGGACGGATAACCTGTATAAATCTATGTCAAAGAAGGAGGTTACAAAGATTGCCAAAAAACAAGCAGCAGGAAGCTCAGGAAAAGCGTCTGCAAAAAAACATCAGGCAGGCCAAAAAGACCAGAGCCGATGCAAAGCAGGGCAAAACTAA
- a CDS encoding DUF3846 domain-containing protein encodes MKVLMVEPGKSPYAAEIESGLKSLQAAVGGDIQAVYPYEDPVALICNEEGKLMGLPLNRALFDDDGHIYDIVSGNFLIVGLGEENFTDLSPDLMEKYGEQFKYPEKFARLAGEIIAVKQPATNERREKPMMHHSGPDL; translated from the coding sequence ATGAAAGTGTTAATGGTAGAGCCGGGCAAGTCCCCTTATGCTGCGGAGATCGAAAGTGGTCTGAAATCCTTGCAGGCGGCAGTGGGCGGAGATATTCAGGCGGTCTATCCGTATGAGGACCCGGTGGCTCTGATCTGTAATGAAGAAGGCAAGCTGATGGGGCTGCCTCTGAACCGGGCTCTCTTTGATGATGACGGCCACATCTATGATATTGTGTCCGGGAATTTTCTGATCGTTGGTCTTGGCGAGGAAAATTTTACAGACCTTTCCCCGGATCTGATGGAGAAATATGGGGAGCAATTCAAGTACCCTGAAAAATTTGCAAGGCTTGCCGGCGAGATCATTGCAGTCAAGCAGCCTGCAACCAATGAGCGCCGGGAAAAACCGATGATGCACCATTCCGGCCCGGATTTGTAG
- a CDS encoding MT-A70 family methyltransferase: MPETKQYGIIYADPPWRYDRKHGSGVAENHYPTMSIEEICALPVSELAAKDSTLFLWATFPQLNEAFRVIDAWGFKYKTLAFLWLKQNRKADSWFYGMGFWTRSNAEVCLLATRGRPKRQCAGIHQFVISHIEQHSKKPDEVRDKIVKLMGDQPRVGLFARQKTPGWDVWGNEVNCTLTMPERKG, encoded by the coding sequence ATGCCGGAAACGAAACAGTACGGCATTATCTATGCCGATCCGCCCTGGCGCTATGATAGGAAACATGGAAGCGGCGTTGCGGAGAACCATTACCCCACAATGAGCATTGAAGAAATCTGTGCCCTGCCGGTATCGGAACTTGCCGCAAAAGACAGCACCCTTTTTCTGTGGGCGACCTTCCCGCAGCTCAATGAAGCCTTCCGGGTGATCGATGCCTGGGGATTCAAATATAAAACGCTGGCTTTTCTATGGCTCAAACAGAACCGGAAAGCGGATAGCTGGTTTTATGGCATGGGCTTTTGGACCCGATCTAATGCGGAGGTCTGCCTGCTGGCAACCAGAGGCCGACCGAAACGCCAGTGTGCGGGAATCCATCAGTTTGTAATCTCCCATATTGAGCAGCACAGCAAGAAACCGGACGAGGTGCGGGATAAGATCGTAAAACTCATGGGCGATCAGCCCAGAGTGGGACTGTTTGCAAGACAAAAGACACCCGGCTGGGATGTATGGGGCAATGAAGTGAACTGTACGCTGACTATGCCGGAGCGAAAGGGGTGA
- a CDS encoding VirB4-like conjugal transfer ATPase, CD1110 family, whose product MQKNIRQAKKTRADAKQGKTKSARSKPSKKGGFFAGLKADAPQTVQQSIPYREMYRDGICRLTDTLYTKTVQFFDINYQLAQADDKAQIFEGYCDFLNYFDASIHVQLTFINQRANMQDFTRSIDIPPRGDEYDGIRREYGDMLKNQLQKGNNGLTKRKYITFGIEADDLRTAKMRLERIETDVLANFKTLGVQARSLNGLERLELLHSQLHPDGQEKFHFQWSDLPKTGLSTKDFISPSGLSFSKDGKTFRVGDHSGAVSFLQILAPELTDRLLADLLDLNDAVTVNLHIQSIDQAQAIRNIKRKMSDLQKMTIEEQKKAVRSGYDMDIIPTDLATYGEEAKNLLQDLQSRNERMFLVTVLVENIAAKRQKLFNDIFAASGVAQKYNCALKRLDYQQEQGLMSSLALGTNQIEIEHGLTTSSTAIFVPFTTCELFQEGEALYYGLNALSNNLIMANRKTLKNPNGLFLGTPGSGKSFSAKREIVNVFLLTEDDIIIADPENEYGPLVQQFGSQGQVIDISPTSTNYINPMDINLDYSDDENPITLKSDFILSLCDLIIGGKEGLSPIERTIIDRCTRLVYREYLQDPCPENMPILGDLYELLLKQSEPEAQNIATALEIYVNGSLNVFNHRSNIQMDKHRVLCFQLKSLGKALKEIGLLIMQDAVWNRVTANRSKHKTTWFYIDEFHLLLKGQTGSFSVEIWKRFRKWGGIPSGLTQNVKDLLASREIENIFENSDFIYMLNQAQGDRQILAKQLGISPHQLSYVTHSGPGEGLLFFGNVIIPFVDHFPKDTLLYSVLTTRPDEVAGTKA is encoded by the coding sequence CTGCAAAAAAACATCAGGCAGGCCAAAAAGACCAGAGCCGATGCAAAGCAGGGCAAAACTAAGTCTGCCCGTTCCAAGCCGTCTAAAAAAGGCGGCTTTTTTGCCGGGCTGAAAGCAGATGCCCCGCAGACGGTCCAGCAGAGCATTCCCTACCGTGAAATGTACCGGGATGGGATCTGCCGGCTGACTGATACCCTTTACACCAAAACGGTGCAGTTTTTTGATATTAACTATCAGCTTGCACAGGCAGATGATAAAGCACAGATCTTCGAGGGTTACTGCGATTTCTTAAATTACTTCGACGCCTCGATCCATGTGCAGCTTACCTTTATCAACCAGCGGGCCAATATGCAGGATTTTACCAGAAGCATTGACATCCCTCCCCGCGGCGACGAGTATGACGGAATCCGCAGGGAATACGGGGATATGTTAAAGAACCAGTTGCAGAAAGGAAATAACGGTCTCACCAAACGTAAATACATTACCTTTGGGATCGAGGCAGATGACCTGCGTACTGCTAAAATGCGTCTGGAACGCATTGAAACGGATGTGCTGGCAAATTTCAAGACCCTTGGAGTCCAGGCAAGATCCTTAAACGGACTGGAACGTCTGGAGCTTCTTCACAGCCAGCTTCACCCGGACGGTCAGGAAAAGTTTCATTTCCAGTGGTCGGATCTGCCTAAGACCGGTCTTTCTACCAAAGACTTCATTTCCCCATCCGGGCTGTCTTTTTCAAAGGATGGAAAGACATTCCGGGTAGGCGATCATTCCGGTGCTGTCTCCTTTTTGCAGATTTTGGCGCCGGAGCTTACCGACCGGCTTTTAGCGGATCTTCTTGACTTAAACGACGCCGTGACCGTCAACCTGCATATCCAGTCTATCGACCAGGCGCAGGCGATCCGAAACATCAAGCGTAAAATGTCGGACCTGCAGAAAATGACCATTGAGGAACAAAAGAAAGCGGTCCGATCTGGGTATGACATGGACATCATTCCCACCGACCTTGCCACCTATGGAGAAGAAGCCAAAAATCTTTTGCAGGATTTACAGAGCCGCAATGAGCGCATGTTCCTTGTGACGGTACTGGTGGAAAATATCGCTGCCAAACGTCAGAAGCTGTTCAATGATATTTTTGCCGCTTCGGGTGTGGCACAGAAATACAACTGTGCCTTAAAACGGCTGGATTACCAGCAGGAACAGGGGCTTATGTCCTCGCTTGCTCTTGGTACGAACCAGATTGAGATTGAGCACGGGCTTACGACCAGCAGCACAGCGATCTTTGTACCGTTTACCACCTGTGAACTGTTCCAGGAGGGCGAGGCATTGTATTACGGCCTGAACGCCCTTTCCAATAACTTGATCATGGCGAACAGAAAAACGCTGAAAAACCCCAATGGGCTGTTTCTCGGTACCCCAGGAAGCGGCAAATCTTTCTCTGCCAAGCGTGAGATCGTCAATGTGTTCCTTCTGACGGAGGACGACATCATTATCGCCGACCCGGAAAATGAGTATGGGCCGCTGGTACAGCAGTTCGGTTCCCAGGGGCAGGTCATTGATATTTCCCCTACTTCCACGAACTACATCAACCCGATGGACATCAATCTGGACTATTCCGATGATGAAAACCCGATCACTTTGAAAAGTGATTTTATCCTGTCGCTGTGTGACCTTATCATCGGCGGCAAAGAAGGACTTTCCCCCATTGAAAGGACGATCATCGACCGTTGTACCAGACTGGTGTACCGGGAATACCTGCAGGACCCGTGCCCGGAAAATATGCCGATCTTAGGTGATCTTTACGAGCTGCTTTTGAAACAGTCTGAACCGGAGGCACAGAATATCGCAACAGCGCTGGAAATCTATGTCAATGGTTCCCTTAACGTGTTCAACCACCGTTCCAATATCCAGATGGATAAACACCGGGTACTGTGTTTCCAGCTTAAGTCACTGGGAAAAGCCTTAAAGGAAATCGGGCTTTTGATCATGCAGGATGCGGTGTGGAACCGTGTCACGGCCAATCGCTCCAAACATAAAACAACCTGGTTCTATATCGACGAATTCCATCTTCTTTTGAAAGGGCAGACAGGAAGTTTCAGCGTGGAGATCTGGAAACGCTTCCGTAAATGGGGCGGAATTCCATCAGGTTTAACGCAGAATGTCAAGGACCTTCTGGCTTCCCGTGAGATCGAAAATATTTTTGAGAACTCGGACTTTATCTATATGCTCAACCAGGCCCAGGGAGACCGTCAGATTTTGGCAAAGCAGTTGGGAATCTCCCCGCACCAGCTTTCGTATGTGACCCATTCCGGTCCCGGCGAGGGGCTTTTGTTCTTTGGAAATGTGATCATCCCTTTTGTGGACCACTTCCCGAAGGACACACTCTTGTACAGCGTGCTTACCACAAGACCGGATGAAGTAGCGGGGACCAAAGCGTGA
- a CDS encoding reverse transcriptase/maturase family protein, translated as MRNPIQVLSSLTEKSKNESYRFQRLYRNLYNPEFYWLAYKNIYANTGSMTAGADGTTIDGMSDERIQRIIESMRDKSYLPKPARREYIAKKNSNKKRPLGIQSGNDKLVQEVVKMILESIYEPVFKKTSHGFRPNKSCQTALYQIQKTFTGTNWFVEGDIHACFDSFNHHTIIRLLRKRIDDEMFLQLIWKFLKAGYMEQWTYNRTYSGVPQGSGVSPVLANVYLHELDKFMEEYAQKYNRGKKKQMNSDYKKVVKKASYYRCMGKKKWADLSPEERWERNKHLKMLEKQTRQLTPTEPLDETYKRIQYTRYADDFIIGVIGSKADAEQMKADVGRFLREELDLEMSETKTKVTHTGDRARFLGYDITVSRSQDLKKSAGGYKIRSNAGVVKLLVPREKWVGKLLEYHAIKIKINENGKERFVALHRGKLVNQSDIEILARYNAEVRGLYNYYAIANDSFKIGRFANLMKYSMYKTFACKYKTNVHEIKRRYCVGGLFTIAYDTRAGRKTTTFYRDGFKRKESATKFDNVSELPQFSKYAKTNTLKQRVERHTCELCGKDCRNLEIHQVKKLKDLKGNAEWVLLMRKRRRKTLVVCPECHKLIHS; from the coding sequence TTGAGAAATCCAATCCAAGTATTAAGTAGTTTGACGGAAAAGTCAAAGAATGAATCTTACAGGTTTCAAAGATTATATCGGAATCTGTACAATCCAGAGTTCTATTGGCTTGCATATAAAAACATATATGCAAACACAGGCAGTATGACTGCCGGTGCAGATGGAACTACTATTGATGGCATGAGTGACGAAAGAATCCAAAGGATTATTGAATCCATGCGAGATAAAAGTTACCTGCCAAAACCTGCACGCAGGGAATATATTGCTAAGAAAAACAGTAATAAAAAGCGTCCGTTGGGAATCCAGTCGGGCAATGACAAACTGGTGCAGGAAGTAGTGAAGATGATTTTAGAAAGCATTTATGAGCCTGTGTTTAAGAAAACATCTCATGGGTTCAGACCAAACAAAAGCTGTCAGACAGCATTATACCAGATACAGAAAACCTTTACGGGAACGAACTGGTTTGTTGAGGGCGATATACACGCCTGCTTCGACAGTTTTAATCACCACACAATCATCAGATTGCTGAGAAAACGTATTGATGATGAAATGTTTCTACAACTCATCTGGAAATTTCTAAAAGCAGGCTATATGGAGCAATGGACGTACAATCGGACATACAGCGGAGTACCGCAGGGTTCAGGTGTCAGTCCAGTGCTTGCAAATGTGTACCTTCACGAATTAGATAAATTTATGGAGGAATATGCACAGAAATATAACCGAGGAAAGAAGAAACAAATGAACTCCGACTACAAGAAAGTTGTCAAAAAGGCATCCTATTATAGATGTATGGGCAAAAAGAAGTGGGCGGATTTATCTCCAGAAGAACGCTGGGAACGCAATAAACATTTGAAAATGCTTGAAAAGCAAACACGACAGCTAACTCCGACCGAACCTTTGGATGAGACGTATAAACGGATTCAGTACACCCGATACGCTGATGATTTCATCATTGGAGTAATTGGGAGCAAAGCGGACGCAGAACAGATGAAAGCTGACGTCGGCAGATTTCTCAGGGAAGAACTGGATTTGGAAATGTCCGAAACCAAAACCAAAGTTACGCATACAGGAGACAGAGCCAGATTTTTAGGCTATGACATTACGGTATCCAGAAGTCAGGATTTAAAGAAATCCGCAGGAGGATACAAAATCAGAAGCAATGCAGGAGTGGTGAAATTACTTGTACCCAGAGAAAAATGGGTGGGAAAGTTACTGGAATATCATGCAATCAAAATCAAGATTAACGAAAACGGAAAAGAAAGATTTGTAGCCCTACACAGAGGAAAACTGGTAAATCAAAGCGATATAGAGATTCTGGCGAGATATAATGCGGAAGTTCGTGGACTGTACAACTATTATGCCATAGCGAATGATTCCTTTAAGATAGGCAGATTTGCCAATCTTATGAAGTACAGTATGTACAAGACATTTGCTTGTAAGTATAAAACAAATGTTCACGAAATCAAGCGCAGATACTGTGTTGGAGGTCTGTTTACAATCGCATACGATACCAGAGCAGGAAGGAAAACCACGACCTTTTACAGAGACGGGTTTAAGCGAAAAGAATCAGCTACAAAGTTTGACAATGTGAGCGAACTTCCGCAATTCTCAAAATACGCTAAAACCAACACTCTGAAACAGAGAGTGGAACGCCATACCTGTGAACTCTGTGGAAAGGATTGCAGAAATCTGGAAATCCATCAAGTAAAGAAACTAAAAGACTTAAAGGGCAATGCGGAGTGGGTACTCCTTATGCGCAAAAGGAGAAGGAAAACTCTTGTGGTATGCCCCGAATGTCATAAACTGATTCATTCTTAA